One Enterococcus silesiacus genomic window carries:
- a CDS encoding phosphoribosylformylglycinamidine synthase: MMKVKEPTPQEIKNQRIYAEWGLTDEEYQLIEETILGRMPNYTETGLFSVMWSEHCSYKNSKPVLRKFPVTGPNVLQGPGEGAGIVDIGDGQAVVFKAESHNHPSAVEPYEGAATGVGGIIRDIFSMGARPIAILDSLRFGELDNERTKYLLEEVVAGISGYGNCIGIPTVGGEVAFDPCYEGNPLVNAMCVGLIDHKDIQKGQAKGVGNAIMYVGAKTGRDGIHGATFASEEFVEGEEQQRSAVQVGDPFMEKLLLEACLELILEHSDILVGIQDMGAAGLVSSSAEMASKAGSGLILDLDDVPQRESGMTPYEMMLSESQERMLICVKKGHEAEVVALFQRYELDAVTIGKVTDDGLYRLNHHGIEVANLPVDALAEDAPVYTKERQEPARMKKFEALADFQPEIVDGTKTLLQLLQCPTIASKKMIYETYDSQVRTNTVVASGSDAAVLRIRGTKKALAMTTDCNARYLYLNPEIGGQIAVAEAARNIVASGGQPLAITDCLNYGSPDKPEVFWELWTSADGIAKACEVLETPVISGNVSLYNETNGQAIYPTPVIGMVGLIDDLADITTQDFKNSGDLIYVLGETKADFNGSELQKMTLGLIEGKLMDFDLAIEKDIQQLMLAAIRASLIESAHDCSDGGLGVALAESVFKNGLGIDAVLDMPVVLLFSETQSRFVVSIKPENQEKFEEMVDGRAQFIGKVTDDGTISIQMNNQKIEVLTQTAKALWEEAIPCLMK, translated from the coding sequence ATGATGAAAGTGAAAGAGCCAACACCTCAGGAAATCAAAAATCAACGAATTTATGCCGAATGGGGCTTGACTGACGAAGAATATCAGCTGATCGAAGAAACTATTTTAGGACGCATGCCTAATTATACTGAGACAGGATTATTTTCCGTGATGTGGAGTGAACATTGTTCTTATAAGAATTCAAAGCCAGTCTTAAGAAAATTTCCAGTGACAGGGCCAAACGTTTTGCAAGGACCAGGTGAAGGCGCAGGAATCGTTGATATTGGAGATGGACAGGCCGTTGTTTTCAAAGCGGAAAGTCATAATCATCCCTCGGCAGTTGAACCATATGAAGGAGCTGCTACAGGGGTTGGTGGAATCATTCGCGATATTTTTAGTATGGGGGCAAGACCAATCGCGATTTTAGATTCATTACGCTTTGGGGAGCTGGACAATGAACGGACAAAATATCTTTTAGAAGAAGTGGTAGCCGGTATCAGTGGCTATGGAAACTGTATTGGGATTCCAACGGTTGGCGGTGAAGTAGCGTTTGATCCGTGTTATGAAGGGAATCCACTAGTAAATGCAATGTGTGTTGGACTGATCGATCATAAAGATATTCAAAAAGGTCAAGCTAAAGGAGTCGGTAACGCCATCATGTATGTCGGTGCGAAAACAGGACGCGACGGGATTCATGGTGCAACATTTGCTTCTGAGGAATTTGTTGAAGGTGAGGAGCAGCAACGATCGGCCGTGCAGGTGGGCGATCCATTTATGGAAAAATTATTGCTGGAAGCGTGTTTGGAATTGATCTTAGAGCATTCAGATATTTTAGTTGGAATTCAGGATATGGGTGCCGCAGGATTGGTCTCTTCAAGTGCAGAAATGGCCTCAAAAGCAGGTTCTGGTTTGATTTTAGATTTGGATGATGTTCCTCAGCGGGAAAGTGGAATGACACCTTATGAAATGATGCTCTCGGAATCTCAGGAACGGATGCTGATTTGTGTGAAAAAAGGACATGAAGCAGAAGTGGTCGCATTGTTTCAAAGATATGAATTAGATGCTGTGACGATTGGGAAAGTTACGGATGATGGATTGTATCGTTTGAATCATCACGGTATAGAAGTAGCTAATTTACCAGTTGATGCTCTAGCAGAAGATGCACCGGTCTATACTAAAGAACGTCAAGAGCCAGCCAGAATGAAAAAATTTGAAGCACTAGCAGATTTTCAACCTGAAATAGTTGATGGCACAAAAACCTTATTACAATTGCTTCAGTGTCCGACGATCGCTTCTAAAAAAATGATTTATGAGACGTATGATTCCCAAGTGCGGACAAATACAGTGGTTGCCTCAGGGAGTGATGCTGCTGTTTTGCGGATCCGGGGGACAAAAAAAGCTTTAGCGATGACGACAGATTGTAATGCACGTTATCTGTATTTGAATCCGGAAATTGGCGGGCAAATCGCAGTAGCGGAAGCCGCAAGAAATATTGTCGCTAGCGGTGGTCAGCCTTTGGCGATTACAGATTGTTTAAACTATGGCTCGCCAGATAAACCAGAGGTATTCTGGGAGCTTTGGACTTCGGCTGACGGAATTGCTAAGGCGTGTGAAGTTTTGGAGACTCCAGTGATTTCGGGAAATGTATCTTTATATAATGAAACAAATGGACAAGCCATTTATCCGACCCCAGTGATTGGAATGGTAGGCTTGATCGATGATTTAGCGGATATTACAACACAAGATTTTAAAAATAGCGGGGATCTAATTTATGTCTTAGGAGAAACAAAAGCGGATTTTAATGGTAGTGAGCTACAAAAGATGACCCTTGGCTTGATTGAAGGAAAATTAATGGATTTTGACTTAGCGATTGAAAAGGACATTCAGCAATTGATGTTAGCTGCAATCAGAGCGAGTTTAATCGAAAGTGCCCATGATTGTTCTGACGGTGGTTTAGGTGTTGCTTTGGCTGAATCAGTCTTTAAAAATGGTTTAGGTATCGATGCAGTGTTGGATATGCCTGTAGTTCTGCTCTTTTCTGAAACCCAGTCTAGATTCGTTGTGTCGATCAAACCAGAAAATCAGGAAAAGTTTGAAGAAATGGTCGATGGTCGGGCACAGTTTATTGGGAAAGTAACGGATGACGGAACGATTAGTATACAAATGAACAATCAAAAAATCGAAGTGTTGACACAAACAGCCAAAGCGTTGTGGGAGGAAGCGATTCCATGTCTTATGAAGTGA
- a CDS encoding phosphoribosylformylglycinamidine synthase: MYNVKVYVTYKDSVLDPQGEAVKGAVHRLGFGEIDEIRIGKYFEIKVRKTQRPIELMIEEICDKLLANVNMETYRYEIEEEA; encoded by the coding sequence ATGTATAATGTAAAAGTATATGTTACGTACAAAGATTCTGTATTAGATCCTCAAGGTGAAGCTGTTAAAGGAGCGGTTCACCGTCTCGGCTTTGGCGAAATCGATGAAATCCGGATTGGTAAGTATTTCGAAATAAAGGTAAGAAAAACACAGAGACCTATTGAATTAATGATTGAGGAAATTTGTGATAAATTGCTGGCTAACGTTAATATGGAAACATATCGGTATGAAATCGAGGAGGAAGCTTGA
- the purH gene encoding bifunctional phosphoribosylaminoimidazolecarboxamide formyltransferase/inosine monophosphate cyclohydrolase (involved in de novo purine biosynthesis) produces MIKKRALISVSDKTGVTDFAKGLADQGIEIISTGGTKAALEQAGIPTISIEEVTDFPEMMDGRVKTLHPKIHGGLLGRRDLSAHVEAMETYGIQPIDFVCVNLYPFKETILKADVTQDQAIENIDIGGPSMLRSAAKNHQFVTVVVDPNDYDLVLSELSNAGETTLESRQKLAAKVFRHTAAYDALIAGYLTDAVDEKEPESLTLTYDLKQVLRYGENSHQRAAFYQDALPVSFSIASAKQLHGKELSYNNIKDADAAIRISREFDQPAVVAVKHMNPCGIGIGETINEAYQYAYAADPVSIFGGIIVLNREVDGQTAKKMHELFLEIIIAPSFSKEAFELLSSKKNLRLMTLDFTQKEQAVEDEKVSVLGGLLIQHQDLVKEHTQDWQVVTKRQPTSEELAALEFAWKTVKHVKSNAIVVANAHQTLGIGAGQMNRVGSVQIAIEQAGKVLDGTVLASDAFFPMGDSVEYAGKHGIKAIVQPGGSIKDQESIDMADQYGIAMVFTKIRHFRH; encoded by the coding sequence ATGATAAAAAAAAGAGCGTTGATCAGTGTTTCGGATAAAACAGGCGTTACTGATTTTGCTAAAGGATTAGCGGATCAAGGAATAGAAATTATTTCTACTGGAGGCACGAAAGCTGCTCTTGAGCAAGCTGGTATTCCAACTATTTCCATTGAAGAGGTTACAGATTTTCCAGAGATGATGGATGGGCGGGTCAAAACGCTGCACCCAAAAATTCATGGCGGATTGTTGGGACGTCGAGATTTGAGTGCACATGTGGAAGCGATGGAAACCTATGGTATTCAACCAATCGATTTTGTTTGTGTGAATCTATACCCCTTTAAAGAAACGATTTTGAAAGCTGATGTAACGCAAGATCAGGCCATTGAAAATATTGATATCGGTGGACCAAGTATGTTAAGAAGTGCTGCCAAAAATCACCAATTTGTGACAGTTGTTGTTGATCCTAATGATTATGATCTTGTGCTGTCAGAGCTTTCTAACGCTGGTGAGACGACTTTAGAAAGCAGACAAAAACTTGCAGCCAAGGTCTTTCGCCATACTGCAGCATACGATGCTTTGATTGCAGGCTATTTAACGGATGCCGTGGATGAAAAAGAACCTGAATCACTAACGCTCACTTATGATCTGAAGCAAGTGTTACGATATGGAGAAAATAGTCATCAACGTGCAGCCTTTTACCAAGACGCGTTGCCGGTCTCTTTTTCAATTGCCAGTGCGAAACAGCTACATGGAAAAGAATTATCTTATAATAACATCAAAGATGCTGATGCGGCGATTCGGATTTCCAGAGAATTTGATCAGCCAGCTGTGGTAGCTGTTAAGCATATGAATCCCTGCGGAATCGGAATTGGTGAAACAATCAATGAGGCTTATCAATATGCCTATGCAGCAGATCCAGTTTCAATTTTTGGTGGGATCATTGTTTTGAACCGTGAAGTTGATGGGCAGACTGCTAAAAAAATGCATGAACTATTTCTCGAAATTATCATTGCCCCAAGTTTTTCAAAAGAAGCATTTGAATTATTAAGTAGTAAAAAAAATCTACGCTTGATGACATTGGATTTTACTCAAAAAGAACAAGCTGTGGAAGATGAAAAAGTTTCTGTCTTAGGTGGACTACTGATTCAACATCAGGATCTTGTAAAAGAACACACACAAGACTGGCAGGTTGTAACGAAGAGACAACCAACAAGTGAGGAACTGGCAGCGTTGGAATTCGCCTGGAAAACAGTCAAGCATGTAAAAAGTAATGCCATCGTTGTAGCAAATGCTCACCAAACATTAGGCATTGGTGCTGGACAAATGAATCGGGTTGGTTCAGTCCAAATAGCAATAGAGCAAGCTGGTAAAGTACTTGACGGAACTGTCTTAGCTAGCGATGCTTTTTTCCCGATGGGAGATAGTGTGGAATATGCTGGCAAGCATGGAATCAAGGCGATCGTGCAACCAGGAGGTAGTATCAAAGACCAAGAATCAATCGACATGGCAGATCAATACGGTATCGCCATGGTGTTTACAAAGATCAGACACTTTAGACATTAA
- a CDS encoding amidophosphoribosyltransferase (Catalyzes first step of the de novo purine nucleotide biosynthetic pathway), whose product MSYEVKSLNEECGIFGIWGHQDAARVTYFGLHSLQHRGQEGAGIVSNHNGKLNGYRGLGLLSEVFKDDRSLRSLSGSSAIGHVRYATAGNGSVDNIQPFLFKFYDGACGLAHNGNLTNAKSLRNELEQDGAIFHSNSDTEILMHLIRRSKQPTFIECLKESLRTVKGGFAYLLMTETAMIAALDPNAFRPLSIGQMKNGAYVIASETCALEVIGATFVRDVGPGEVIIIDDSGYKVETYTDDTQYAICSMEYIYFARPDSNIAGVNVHTARKNMGKRLAQEAPIEADMVVGVPNSSLSAASGYAEASGIPYEMGLVKNQYIARTFIQPTQELREQGVRMKLSAVRGVVEGKRVIMVDDSLVRGTTSRRIVELLKEAGAKEVHVRIASPPLRFPCFYGIDIQTRKELIAANHSVSEIEQLITADSLCFLSEQGLIDAIGLTYDAPYSGLCMAYFNGDYPTPLYDYEEKYRASLKEKSSFA is encoded by the coding sequence ATGTCTTATGAAGTGAAAAGTTTAAATGAGGAATGTGGTATTTTTGGTATCTGGGGACATCAAGATGCAGCTCGTGTAACTTACTTTGGGTTGCATAGTTTACAACATCGAGGGCAAGAAGGTGCTGGGATTGTCTCGAATCATAACGGAAAATTAAATGGTTATCGGGGGCTAGGTTTGCTTTCTGAGGTGTTTAAAGATGATCGTTCTTTAAGGTCGTTGAGCGGAAGTTCTGCCATCGGGCATGTTCGCTACGCAACCGCTGGAAACGGTAGTGTGGATAATATTCAGCCATTTTTGTTTAAATTTTATGATGGTGCCTGTGGTTTGGCGCATAATGGCAATTTAACCAACGCCAAAAGCCTAAGAAACGAATTAGAACAAGACGGAGCAATTTTTCATTCAAACTCGGATACTGAGATTTTGATGCATTTGATTCGCCGTAGCAAACAGCCGACGTTCATCGAGTGTCTGAAAGAAAGCTTACGAACAGTCAAAGGTGGTTTTGCTTACTTATTGATGACTGAGACTGCAATGATCGCAGCATTGGATCCTAATGCTTTTCGACCGTTATCGATTGGTCAAATGAAAAATGGGGCGTATGTGATTGCCAGCGAAACCTGTGCACTAGAAGTGATTGGTGCTACTTTTGTTCGCGATGTAGGACCAGGAGAGGTGATCATCATCGATGATTCTGGGTACAAAGTAGAAACCTATACAGACGACACACAATATGCGATTTGCTCAATGGAATATATTTATTTTGCTAGACCAGATTCCAATATAGCTGGCGTGAACGTTCACACTGCACGCAAAAATATGGGCAAACGTTTGGCACAAGAAGCACCGATCGAAGCAGATATGGTTGTTGGCGTCCCTAATTCTTCCCTTTCAGCTGCAAGCGGCTATGCTGAGGCTAGTGGTATTCCATATGAAATGGGTTTAGTGAAAAATCAGTATATTGCGCGCACGTTTATCCAACCCACGCAAGAGCTGCGAGAACAAGGTGTTAGAATGAAACTTTCGGCTGTCCGTGGTGTAGTAGAAGGAAAAAGAGTGATCATGGTTGATGATTCGTTAGTTCGGGGAACGACAAGCCGCCGCATCGTTGAACTACTTAAAGAAGCAGGTGCAAAAGAAGTTCATGTTAGAATTGCTTCGCCGCCATTAAGATTTCCTTGTTTTTATGGCATCGATATTCAGACGAGAAAAGAATTGATCGCAGCGAATCATTCAGTATCTGAAATTGAGCAGTTGATTACGGCTGATTCCTTATGCTTTTTGAGTGAGCAAGGCTTGATCGATGCCATCGGACTGACGTACGATGCGCCATATTCTGGCTTGTGTATGGCCTATTTCAATGGTGATTACCCAACACCATTATATGATTATGAAGAGAAATACAGAGCCTCGTTGAAAGAAAAAAGTAGTTTCGCTTAA
- a CDS encoding phosphoribosylaminoimidazolesuccinocarboxamide synthase produces the protein MGKNTLLYEGKAKRLFKTDDSNILRVEYLDQATALNGIRKDTVKGKAELNNEITVLIFEHLKKKGLQNHLIKIVSKHEQLVEALDIIPLEVVIRNVSAGSFAKRLEIPEGRPLAFPILEFYYKDDPLDDPFINDDHVKILEIATNQEIEFIKQKAHQINLILIDLFETIGIRLIDFKIEFGRRGDGTILLADEITPDTCRLWDKQTNEHLDKDVYRRNLGDIVPVYQEVLERLEQALH, from the coding sequence GTGGGAAAGAATACCTTATTATACGAAGGGAAAGCAAAGCGATTGTTTAAAACAGATGACTCAAACATACTGAGAGTTGAATATTTGGATCAAGCTACTGCGTTGAATGGTATTAGGAAGGATACTGTAAAGGGCAAAGCTGAATTGAATAATGAGATTACAGTGTTGATTTTTGAACATTTAAAGAAAAAAGGCCTTCAGAATCACTTAATTAAAATAGTGTCAAAACACGAACAATTAGTAGAAGCACTTGACATTATTCCTTTGGAAGTTGTGATTAGAAATGTTTCAGCAGGAAGCTTTGCCAAACGACTTGAGATACCAGAAGGACGGCCGTTGGCGTTTCCCATTCTAGAATTTTACTATAAAGATGATCCACTTGATGATCCGTTTATTAATGACGATCATGTTAAAATTTTAGAAATCGCAACAAATCAAGAAATTGAATTCATAAAACAGAAAGCGCATCAAATTAATCTGATTTTGATCGATTTATTTGAAACAATCGGCATTCGTTTGATTGATTTTAAAATAGAATTTGGTCGACGTGGAGACGGAACTATTTTATTAGCTGATGAAATCACACCAGATACTTGTCGTTTGTGGGATAAACAAACAAATGAACATTTAGATAAAGATGTTTATCGTAGAAATTTGGGTGATATTGTACCGGTCTACCAAGAAGTTCTCGAACGCCTAGAACAAGCATTACACTAA
- a CDS encoding inorganic pyrophosphatase, with protein sequence MKKLKVKVTIDRPIGYQDAFGNIYPVNYGYISGVIGGDGEEQDAYILNGPVNKIDLFIGIVSAIIHRRDDNETKWIVIPEGTSISEEEIITQTYFIEQYFDTYVELL encoded by the coding sequence ATGAAAAAATTGAAAGTAAAAGTCACAATTGATCGCCCGATTGGTTACCAAGATGCTTTTGGAAATATCTACCCAGTTAACTATGGGTACATTTCAGGCGTTATTGGTGGCGATGGGGAAGAACAAGACGCGTATATATTAAATGGTCCCGTTAATAAAATAGACTTATTTATTGGCATAGTTTCAGCAATCATCCATAGGCGTGATGACAATGAAACAAAATGGATCGTCATTCCAGAAGGTACGTCTATTTCTGAAGAGGAAATCATCACTCAAACTTATTTTATCGAACAATACTTTGATACTTACGTTGAACTTCTTTGA
- a CDS encoding phosphoribosylaminoimidazole synthetase: MANAYARAGVDVEAGYEVVDRIKKHVKKTERLGVMGTLGGFGGCFDLSTVEVKEPVLISGTDGVGTKLMVAFQENKHDTIGIDCVAMCVNDIVAQGAEPLYFLDYIATGKNQPDRLEQVVAGIAEGCIQAGAALIGGETAEMPGMYNENEYDLAGFAVGIAEKSQLITGNAIQKGDVLIGLSSSGIHSNGYSLVRKIFFETHQLTGESVLPELNEKNLGTELLTPTKIYVKTILPLVKQELVNGIAHITGGGFVENIPRMLPQDLSAEIYLGTWPSLPIFTALEKYGQIPKMEMYEIFNMGIGMVLSISPDKVADVQTILSELNEPSYVIGRVTTKEKQAIVFKEV, from the coding sequence GTGGCAAATGCCTATGCAAGAGCTGGTGTAGATGTTGAAGCTGGCTATGAAGTAGTCGATAGAATCAAAAAGCATGTGAAAAAAACAGAACGTCTAGGTGTGATGGGAACACTTGGCGGTTTTGGCGGTTGCTTTGATTTAAGTACGGTGGAAGTGAAGGAACCTGTCTTAATTTCGGGAACAGATGGGGTTGGGACTAAATTGATGGTTGCCTTTCAAGAAAATAAACATGATACGATAGGAATCGATTGCGTGGCAATGTGCGTGAATGATATCGTTGCTCAAGGTGCTGAGCCGCTGTATTTTCTAGATTATATTGCCACCGGGAAGAATCAACCTGACCGTTTGGAACAAGTCGTTGCAGGGATAGCTGAGGGCTGCATACAAGCTGGAGCTGCTTTGATTGGCGGTGAAACCGCTGAAATGCCGGGAATGTATAATGAGAATGAATATGATCTAGCTGGATTTGCTGTTGGTATTGCTGAAAAAAGTCAGTTGATCACTGGAAATGCGATTCAAAAAGGAGACGTCTTGATTGGATTATCTTCTAGTGGTATTCATTCAAATGGTTACTCGTTAGTCCGAAAAATTTTCTTTGAAACGCATCAGCTAACTGGAGAAAGTGTTCTTCCGGAGCTAAACGAAAAAAACTTAGGAACTGAACTTTTAACCCCAACTAAAATCTATGTAAAAACGATACTACCGCTAGTAAAACAGGAACTAGTGAACGGTATTGCTCACATTACTGGTGGTGGTTTTGTAGAGAATATTCCTCGAATGTTGCCGCAAGACTTATCTGCGGAAATTTACCTTGGAACTTGGCCGTCGTTGCCGATTTTTACAGCATTAGAAAAGTATGGTCAAATTCCTAAAATGGAAATGTATGAGATTTTTAATATGGGCATTGGCATGGTTTTGTCTATTTCTCCTGATAAAGTTGCTGATGTACAGACGATCTTAAGTGAACTTAACGAACCAAGTTATGTGATTGGAAGAGTTACGACCAAGGAGAAACAAGCGATTGTTTTTAAAGAGGTGTAA
- a CDS encoding phosphoribosylformylglycinamidine synthase (With PurL and PurS catalyzes the conversion of formylglycinamide ribonucleotide, ATP, and glutamine to formylglycinamidine ribonucleotide, ADP, and glutamate in the fourth step of the purine biosynthetic pathway), translating to MKFAVIVFPGSNCDMDLLWAVKNVLKVDAEYVRHDADSLAGFDGVLIPGGFSYGDYLRCGAIARFSKIIREVIRFADEGKPVFGTCNGFQILTETGLLPGALLRNESLHFVCKTVQLKVVNNQTDFTSEYQKNEMIKLPIAHGEGNYYCDEATLAHLEANNQIVFTYADENPNGSVANIAGIINEKGNVLGMMPHPERAVESLLGSDDGLRFFQSIVKNYREVRENV from the coding sequence ATGAAGTTTGCAGTGATTGTTTTTCCAGGATCAAATTGTGATATGGATCTTTTATGGGCGGTTAAAAATGTATTAAAGGTCGATGCTGAGTATGTTCGTCATGATGCAGATAGTTTAGCTGGCTTTGATGGCGTGTTGATCCCAGGGGGATTTTCTTATGGCGATTATCTTCGGTGTGGTGCTATTGCTCGTTTTTCAAAAATCATCCGTGAGGTCATCCGCTTTGCTGACGAAGGGAAACCGGTTTTTGGGACGTGTAATGGATTTCAAATACTAACGGAAACAGGCCTTTTGCCAGGAGCTTTACTGCGGAACGAATCGCTTCATTTTGTGTGTAAAACAGTTCAACTAAAAGTAGTCAATAATCAGACTGACTTTACCTCAGAATATCAAAAAAATGAAATGATTAAGTTACCTATTGCGCATGGAGAAGGCAATTATTATTGTGATGAAGCAACGCTTGCACACTTAGAGGCGAATAATCAGATTGTCTTTACTTATGCTGATGAGAATCCTAATGGAAGTGTGGCGAATATTGCAGGAATCATCAATGAAAAAGGGAATGTCTTAGGTATGATGCCGCATCCGGAGCGTGCTGTAGAAAGCTTGTTAGGTTCAGACGATGGTTTGCGCTTTTTCCAATCGATCGTTAAAAATTATAGAGAGGTTAGGGAAAACGTATGA
- a CDS encoding phosphoribosylglycinamide formyltransferase — translation MKLAVFASGNGSNFQAIAEAVAAGIIDAEITLLFCDKKDAYVVQRAKSMLIPVISFSPNDFASKAMYEAEILHLLEEEQIDLVILAGYMRIIGPTLLEVFSNRMINIHPSLLPNFPGLHGIRDAFSANVSETGVTIHYVDDGVDTGPIIAQEKVEIKETDSLDSLEKKIHKVEHKLYPNVLAKLIKNQQGESHS, via the coding sequence ATGAAACTAGCGGTATTTGCCTCAGGGAACGGCAGCAACTTTCAAGCAATTGCTGAAGCCGTAGCAGCAGGAATAATCGATGCAGAAATTACGTTACTGTTTTGTGATAAAAAAGATGCCTATGTTGTTCAACGAGCAAAATCAATGTTGATTCCGGTGATTTCTTTTTCGCCAAATGATTTTGCCTCAAAAGCGATGTATGAAGCAGAAATTCTTCATTTACTTGAGGAAGAGCAGATTGACTTAGTCATTTTGGCAGGATACATGCGAATTATCGGCCCGACTTTGCTGGAAGTATTTTCAAATCGCATGATCAATATCCATCCCTCACTGTTACCGAATTTTCCTGGTTTGCATGGTATCAGAGATGCGTTTTCTGCAAATGTTTCTGAAACAGGTGTGACCATCCATTATGTAGATGATGGTGTTGATACGGGACCGATCATAGCCCAAGAAAAAGTAGAGATCAAAGAAACAGACAGCCTGGATTCTTTAGAGAAAAAAATCCATAAAGTAGAGCATAAACTATATCCAAATGTCTTAGCAAAACTTATTAAAAATCAGCAGGGAGAGAGTCATTCATGA
- a CDS encoding phosphoribosylamine--glycine ligase (catalyzes the formation of N(1)-(5-phospho-D-ribosyl)glycinamide from 5-phospho-D-ribosylamine and glycine in purine biosynthesis) — translation MGLTILVIGSGGREHAIAQKLIQSPKVTTVFCAKGNAGMKKEGIQLVDIVEDDHPELIKFAKENAIDWTFVGPEQPLLNGIIDDFTAAGLLAFGPLKAAALIEGSKDFAKELMNNYEIPTADHRTFTNYEEAKAYVLEKGTPIVIKADGLAAGKGVIVAQDVESALAALKDMLEHNKFGASGAKVVIEEFLSGEEFSLLAFVREQEVYPMVIAQDHKQAYEGDRGPNTGGMGAYAPVPQIPDEMVNDAIETIVKPTVRGLAAEGRSFTGILYTGLIATEQGPKVIEFNARFGDPETQVVLQRLESDFAEIVDDLLNGRQPKVEWKKEGYSLGVVVAAAGYPDAYEKGHQIPNFSDLNTAHIYYAGVKGHEDQLVSTGGRIYLVEASGKTLREAQKAVYRLLDKADTAGTFYRKDIGFKGIID, via the coding sequence ATGGGATTAACAATTTTAGTCATTGGAAGCGGCGGCAGAGAACACGCAATTGCCCAAAAACTGATTCAGAGTCCTAAAGTAACGACAGTTTTTTGTGCTAAAGGAAATGCTGGGATGAAAAAAGAGGGGATTCAGTTGGTAGATATTGTGGAAGATGACCATCCTGAATTGATTAAATTTGCTAAGGAAAATGCGATCGATTGGACGTTTGTTGGACCTGAACAGCCATTATTGAATGGGATTATTGATGATTTTACTGCGGCGGGCTTACTGGCATTTGGTCCTTTGAAAGCCGCCGCATTAATTGAAGGGTCAAAAGATTTTGCTAAAGAATTAATGAACAACTATGAGATTCCTACAGCAGATCATCGGACTTTTACTAATTATGAAGAGGCAAAGGCCTATGTACTTGAAAAAGGCACACCGATTGTTATTAAAGCAGATGGTTTGGCAGCTGGTAAAGGGGTTATTGTAGCGCAGGACGTTGAATCAGCGCTTGCAGCATTAAAAGATATGCTTGAACATAATAAATTCGGGGCAAGCGGTGCAAAAGTAGTGATCGAAGAGTTTCTTAGTGGAGAAGAATTCTCCTTATTGGCTTTTGTAAGAGAACAAGAAGTCTATCCAATGGTAATAGCTCAAGATCATAAACAGGCATATGAAGGAGATAGGGGACCAAATACTGGTGGAATGGGTGCTTATGCTCCGGTACCTCAAATTCCTGATGAAATGGTTAACGACGCAATTGAAACGATCGTGAAGCCGACAGTCCGAGGTTTGGCAGCTGAAGGAAGGTCGTTTACAGGGATCTTATATACTGGTTTGATTGCGACCGAACAGGGACCTAAAGTAATTGAGTTTAATGCTCGATTTGGTGATCCAGAGACCCAAGTTGTTTTACAACGTTTAGAAAGCGACTTTGCTGAAATTGTTGATGATTTACTGAACGGACGGCAGCCAAAAGTTGAATGGAAAAAAGAAGGCTATAGTTTAGGCGTTGTCGTCGCGGCAGCGGGCTATCCTGATGCTTATGAAAAAGGACATCAAATTCCTAATTTTTCTGACTTAAATACAGCGCATATTTATTATGCTGGAGTGAAAGGACATGAAGATCAGTTGGTTTCAACTGGTGGGCGTATTTATCTTGTAGAAGCAAGTGGTAAAACATTGCGTGAAGCACAAAAAGCTGTGTACAGACTTTTAGATAAAGCGGACACAGCGGGTACATTTTATCGAAAAGACATTGGCTTCAAGGGGATAATCGACTAA